The following nucleotide sequence is from Gemmatimonadota bacterium.
CGCCGATCCCGATCCGGGCTACCGGCCGTTCCAGCGGCTCAACCGCGCCGAGTACGAGCGCTCGATCCATGAGCTGTTCGGTCTCGAGATCGACGCGGACGCGTTCCTGCCGCCCGAGACCATGAGCGCGGGCTTCGACAACATCGCGGACGCGCAGGTGCTCTCGGCGACCCTGATCGAGGCCTACCTGACGGCCGCGGGCGAGATCGCGCGCATGGCGGTGGGCGATCCACGCGCCACGCCGGCCGAGACCTCCTATGAGATCTCGCGCTACGCCGAGCAGCGGGAACGCGTCGAGGGCGCTCCGTTCGGCACGCGCGGTGGGCTTTCGGTGATCCACAATTTCCCGGCGGACGGCGAGTACACCTTCCGCATGTCGTTCATCACCGAGTCCACGGGCAACTTCTTCGGTCAGACCTCCCCGTTCGAGGAACAGATCGAGATCTCGGTGGACGGCGAGCGCAAGGCCTTGCTGGACATCGACCGCTTCATGCACGTGCAGGACCCGAACGGCGCCAACCTGCTGTCGGAGCCCATCGCCATCACCGCTGGACCGCACCGCGTGTCGGCTGCGTTCCTGCGCCGTGCCGAGGGCCCCGTGGACGACGTGCTGCGTCCCCACGAGTGGAGCGTGGCCGACCACAAGATCGGCTACTCCTACGGCATCACGAGCCTGCCCCACCTGCAGGACCTGGCCATCACCGGCCCGTACAACGTGACCGGCGTGTCCGAGACGCCGGTGCGCGCGCGCATCTTCAGTTGCCATCCCGGCCAGGGCAGCGAGGAGGAGCCTTGCGCCCGCGAGATCCTCGCCCGCATCGCCGCCGAAGCGTATCGCCGCCCGGTGACCGACGCGGACGTGGACCCGCTCATGAAGATCTATCGCGAAGGCGCGGACCAGCGCGGATTCGAATTCGGCGTGCGCACCGGTCTGCAGGCGGTCCTGGCCAGCCCGGACTTCGTCTTCCGCTTCGAGGAGCCCACCCACGCGGTGGAGGCCGGCGACGTCTACCAGATCAGCGGTCTGGACCTGGCGACGCGCCTCGCCTTCTTCCTGTGGGGCACGCCGCCCGACGAGGAGCTGGTGGAGCTGGGGCACTCCGGGAAGCTGGGCGATCCGCAGGTCCTGCGCGCGCAGGCCGAGCGCATGCTCGACGATCCACGCGCCGATGCGCTCGGAGAGCGCTTCGCCTACCAGTGGCTGCGTCTCTTCGACCTCGACAAGGTCCATCCCGATCCGCTGACGTTCCCGGATTATCACGAACAGCTCTCGCACGCGATGATCACGGAGACGGAGCTGTTCTTCAATCACGTGCGCGCCGAAGGGCTCAGCCTCTTCGATCTGCTCACGGCGGACTACACGTTCGTCAACGAGCGCCTGGCGCGGCACTACGGCATCCCGGGTGTGTCCGGGGACGAATTCCGCATGGTCTCGTACCCGAACGACCAGCGGCGTGGCCTGCTCGGACACGGCTCGGTGCTGACGCTGACGTCGCACGCGGACCGCACGTCGCCGGTGCTGCGCGGCAAGTGGGTCATGGAGGTGCTGCTCGGCAGCCCGCCGCCCCCGCCGCCGCCCAACGTCCCCACGCTCGAGGAGCAGGAGACGGCGTCGGAGGGCCGCGTGCTGACGGTGCGCGAGCGCATGGAGCAGCATCGCGCCAACCCGACCTGCAACGCCTGCCACATCATGAT
It contains:
- a CDS encoding DUF1592 domain-containing protein, yielding MSRIAPAAVVTTLLAALFAFGGLTARSGPSPVVASTHPADTMSVDAANETVQAFCQRCHNDRALRGNLSLASFDASAIDADPEVGEKIIRKLRAGMMPPSSARRPEEAVLAALAGTLETRLDRAAAADPDPGYRPFQRLNRAEYERSIHELFGLEIDADAFLPPETMSAGFDNIADAQVLSATLIEAYLTAAGEIARMAVGDPRATPAETSYEISRYAEQRERVEGAPFGTRGGLSVIHNFPADGEYTFRMSFITESTGNFFGQTSPFEEQIEISVDGERKALLDIDRFMHVQDPNGANLLSEPIAITAGPHRVSAAFLRRAEGPVDDVLRPHEWSVADHKIGYSYGITSLPHLQDLAITGPYNVTGVSETPVRARIFSCHPGQGSEEEPCAREILARIAAEAYRRPVTDADVDPLMKIYREGADQRGFEFGVRTGLQAVLASPDFVFRFEEPTHAVEAGDVYQISGLDLATRLAFFLWGTPPDEELVELGHSGKLGDPQVLRAQAERMLDDPRADALGERFAYQWLRLFDLDKVHPDPLTFPDYHEQLSHAMITETELFFNHVRAEGLSLFDLLTADYTFVNERLARHYGIPGVSGDEFRMVSYPNDQRRGLLGHGSVLTLTSHADRTSPVLRGKWVMEVLLGSPPPPPPPNVPTLEEQETASEGRVLTVRERMEQHRANPTCNACHIMMDPIGLALENYDVTGRWRIKDAGAPVEADGTLYDGSTIEGVEGLRNALLRRPESVARSFTENLMAYALGRRIEARDMPTVRAVVAEAAKDDYRLESLIEGVIMTDAFRFKRAAATTADAPAGN